The DNA region GTTGTGAGAATTGGTTCACTGAGTAAGTTCTTATTTTGAAGTCGGCGCAGGAAGCATATAGTTGATCTGTGTTTTTCCTAAAAGTCAGTGCTAACACTTCACCTCGCCTATCTTTGGTCGGAATAACCTTTACAGGCGCAAGCGATTCCGCGCTCCATATGATTAATTTCCTATCCCTTCCACCACTGACCACATACTTGCCATCTGGGGAAGCCGCTACAGTGAGTATTTCATCATAATGTCCTTCTGTCGTATTCTCGTATTCATGCACACTTTGGGGTTGAAACTTCGATCCTCCCGTGGTATATTTTAGCTTCGTTGGTCTTTTATCGAAATCGGTTATATCATATTTTGTTAATTGAAGACTTTTACTCACCGTGTAAGCATATATTTTCCCCTTGTCCTTATTGCTCGTCTGTCCATCGCCGTAACTGAATTTATTCATAGGTGGCTGATAACAGCTTATGCAAGTTAAGTTCGTTTCGCCCACTCGGGTGAAAGAAGTCTTAGCCTCTGACAGTAGTAAGCGGTCCGCAATGAATCTGTAAACGCGTCCCTGCTGCTCAGCTACGTCCTCCTTTAGCCTGGATGCTATAATATCTTCGTCCATAGCGCGTGCGTCGAAATTGTTGTAATCATCAGTATCCTCGTTTTGAGCAGAAGCATCTCCTAAAGAAGTGTGGCGATCCATTAATATACTTTTAGCGTCCTCTTTAAGGTTTTCCAAGTATTGCTTGGCtaatcttcttctcttatCCGCAGGATTCTCCCCCTCAAACTCGTCATTTGAGTCTAATTCCTCGCTATTGACGCCCTCCtcggcttcatcaattggGCCTGCATCCTCATTCGATGAGGGATCGGTGATATCCTCATCGTGAGGATCTGATGTTTGCTTTTCTTCCCtgatccttcttcttttaCTTCCAATTGGAGCCATTAGATACGCTCGTTCACGAATGCTAAATACCAGTACCAAAGGGAATATGTTATGCGCACAACCTAAAGCAACTGATCTTGACCATAATTAAAGTCATCTCATCGCCaatcttgaaatttttcacttcatATCACTAAGTACGCACGCACTTCGCCATGTCGCGTCACAAATTATTGACGTTTTTAATGGTGATCAATTATTTATTTGTTCTTCGAACCTGGCTTCTCTTGTCTCATTTATTTTCTTTACGAGAACTGGCAGTTCTGCCCTTTCTGCTATTTTAGTGGCAGCAATGAGCGCCTTATCCTGTTTTATCTCTTTGACAAGGGAAGTTGCCATTTCCATGTTCTGCTCAGCGCATGCACCGGCGAAGAGTCTTAACAGTGCCTTATCATAGGACCAATTTAGAGAGCTTAGAATCTCATTTTCATTTCCGAAAACCTCACCATCGTTCTCGATTGAATCTTTTAAAAGGTCGGAAAGAACTTTGGAGCGCAGGAGTTCCTCCTCAGCGGCCATAGTTGGAGGTATAGCAATCTCCTCATTTTGTTGTCCTCCTCCAGCCCCATCGGATGTCCCCTCTCCGATAGTATCTTCCGATTTTGATTTGCgcttctcttcctcttccacGATTCGACTTTTCACTAAAATCGGTATTCTCATTTCCATTTCAGACGGTAGAGGTAGTGGAAACTCGGGCCATATATTCTTTCCTTTGACCAATATACAATTCAGTGTATCGTAATTCAGACCCAGGGGCCAAACGTGGATCTGTGTGTTGTTTTTGCCACCAGACATTTTCCACAGTTCCATATTTGCGTCCAAGACCGGCAGCCATCTGCTTTCCGAAGGGGACCTCCACTTTGAAAGTAATAGAAGAACATTGTCGGAGCCGAAGAGGCATGGGTCGCCGTATGCAGAGAAAAacaagctcttcaaacCAAGGGGACTGAATTTGATGAACTGCTTATCGACATCACCCTCGGAAGTCAAATTGAGCTGAGGTAACGTCATCGGCAAAGGACACTCACGTTGATAGTATTTGGAGGCCGTTGGCGATAGCTCAAACAAAGAATAAGATATTCCGTGGTAAGGCGAGTAATGTACCGCAAAAACTTTGTAGTCTTGAGCTGCGAGTGCCACAACCGGTGAAACCTTTTCCACAGCCAGTGGGAGGCCATGCCGATTAAAGATTCTCATATACCCATGCGAAGACCCAACAAATATCCTGAAAGTTGTGGCCGCTATGCTAGTGATCCGTTCTCCATGCGTCAAAGGTATCATTTTTGTCCAATTCGAATGTATCATGTTATGCGATCTATAGTGCAGCATACCTGTCTTGGACTGTCCTAAGAGCGTACCCTCCTCATTCAATGAGCAAAGGTCATAGCCAAaaacatcttcaaagtgatATTCCCTGAAGCGTCCGATATCGAAAAAAGACACTGTGACACTGTTTTGTTCATTGTTTTTCACTACAGAAACGTAGCCGACGTTGTTCATTGTCATATACCTTCTGCCGCCACGACCAAATGGCGTAGCACCTGGAGACACTGGCTTATAACGAAATGAAGGATATTGAGAAACCGTGGTATTCGGAACTTGAGTAGTCAATTGAGCATTCGGTGAATGTTGATGTCTTTTTTTGTGAGAGACGTAACCTGCtccatcgtcatcgtctATGAACCCATCATCATTCTCGAACGGATATCTTCTCTTTCCTTCGTCAGCATTTTGAGTAAATATGCCTTCCGAGTCACTTTCCTCTGCTTGAATATCTACGTTAGCTGATGGCGCATCTATTTCGCTATCATCCAAATCTGAGTCCACAAAGAGAGCATTgtgttgctgttgttgctcCTTCGCCTTCCCATCACCATCCCCATTTCCTGCCAAAACCGATTCCACAATTCCTTTTATGTTAATTATATCGCCTGTCCATGTTCCAAGGATGATGTCGAGCGTTTTGTTGTCTGCTTGAGCTCTCCAAACGAAGTTTGTTATATTGTGCTTGAAGTTCTTCCTGTATACTATTTCTGAAGTATGCCAGTTCCAGATCAAAAGGCCGTTATTGATGTCAACAGAAGCGATATATGACCCAGTCAAGGGATCGAACTGCAAATCGATAAATTTCGCCACTGGAAGGACAGAGTCTTTCAGAGTTTTCATTAAGGCGTAGCCTTTTAcattgaagatcttgataGTGCAATCTGCACAAGGCAGGGCGAAATGAAAACCGTTCGGGTGCCAAGAGACGCGAGTGCAGATCCGATTCTCATCACAAAATTCGGGATCGTCGATGTTCTGTTCCCTTGCGTCATCCAACGAGTCAGGCCCAATGTTCACACTGCTTGCATTTAATGTCTCTGCCGAAGAGTCGTCATTTGGAAGACTCTTGTACGTATTTGCGGTAATATAGCCAGCTAATTCGTGCACTCTATGGGGTCTGGTCGACGAAACCGAAAAGAACTGAACCTTGCCGTTAATGAAGGATATAGAGAGGAGGTTTGTTTGCGGAGCATAGGACATTTGAGAAATCTGCTCCTCTACCTTAATTGAACTCTTCTTTAGAGTATCCTCTTCCAAGTCGATGACTAGTAGCTCCAGGTCATCACCGCCCAAAACGGCCGTCTTTCCTGAATGTATAATACAACCATCTCTCAGAGGTAGTGCTGACCTAGCCAAAAGTTTATCGCTTGCTGATGTGGGATCAAGCCTGAAAGCATCACCGTTCACAGTCGTGATCAAATAGCCGGCACTGGGATCGCATTTCACCGAGCTCAAGTTTTTTGATATTTCCAAAACCTCCGGTTCCTCTTCAGGTTTATCCACCTGTAGCAGTTTAGCCAATCCATTCTTACTAGCCACACATAACGTATTGTAATCCGGCGTTATAGCCACCAATGTCTTTCCTCCGTATTCGAAAACGGATTTATCAACAACGCTAGGCATTGTTTGAAATGTGCTGGATCTATTGGCTCGACTCAGGCTTCTCGAACCCACCTGAATATGCTAAGTTCGATcgatgttgaagaaactatCGTGTATCAGTAACGCGTCCGCGTTTGTTCTAAGAGCTTGACACATAGTATCAAAGAAAGTAGAAGAGTGATTGTTGCTAGAGGGTAAACTTTAGATTCTTCAAGGCCTGCTATCAGTTACTTGGCAAGATTCTTACGGCTTGCAGGCCTTAGGCAACATTGATAGAGCAGCTCGGAAGCTGATATGCATCTCTCAGACGAGGATGAGCTCAACCTAGAGCTGCCTAGGATCACAGAGGTCAACAGGGATCTATTCAGCAGCGAAGTGGAAAAACTCGACGACGACATCGAAGCTTTTGATGTCGATGAATTTTTGCTAAGGAACAATTGCAACTTCATGCCTCTTGATTTCCTCATAGGAGATTTATCAAAACTGTCGCAAGATATGGTCGAGGTGCTTCTGGAGAAGGTGACGACTAAGTACAATGACTACCTCGATTTTTGTGAGCCTTACATGAATGAAAAGAATCAGAATGTGGTCGAACTGCAAGAGACAATGGCAGATCTTAAAGGATTCCGAATGCGTTTGGAACAGCTATCCTGCAGGGACTTGGCAAGAACCCAGGAAGTAATCAGTGATGCAGTAGATTATCTTCGCAAATTGGATGAAATGTCGCGTCAGTTGCAAAGCCACCTGCAAATACCCGAAATGATCTACCTGGCGGGCCAAATAAGTAAGAGCCTTCATGCAATGTGTGGTACTGAGCCATTGGAGCAGCAATTGTGTACAGAACTTACAACCCAATTAGGTTCCCTGATACACAAAATTCGCTCGCAACTGGAAGAGCTGTCGGCTCTGGACTCTTCCTACGTACATCATCTGCGCAATGAGTACCACGGGCTGCTTCAGGGAGCTCAAATCTCGCTAAAGATTCTCACCGACAAGTGCCTCGAGGATGTTCACAATTACGAGCCTCTAGCACGGACCTTGTTGTCACTACTGTCAGCCAAGCCGCTCGACGAACCAAATCCATCAGACTCTACGTAAGCAAGTAAACTTTGCATCACTACACTGTTATGAAGCATATATCTAAGACGTAACGTGTGGTGTAACTTCAGCAACCGGACTTGGCGGCTACTAGCTAGTAACTTTGCAAAACAGACCACAGAGATCGAACAGCTCCAAAGCAGCAACTGATTCAAGAGAGAATAGTTAGTCGGTTGGTTAGGATACTGCAGCTCGACCCGTTTATTGCTGGAAGTTCGTTTAATTGACGCTGGCAAGGGTTTGACCGGTTTGCGCTAAGCATTTTAACGTAGCGGATCCCCGCCACGTTGCAATCAAAAAGCACATAGATTTGGTGCCTTTTCGAAGGCTGCTACGCTGTGGACAAGGCTTTTTGCGGATACATGGATGTCAAGGATTTCTTTCGCTTTGTTGGTCCTAAACCAGGGTACAGACACTCAATTTTGGACGCTGGAGAAAGGCCTCAGCTTACCCAGGTGCTTATCAATTCTTGGGAAATCATCAGATCCATTGAGCCTTGATTAAGCTCTCTTCTATCTGTTGATCTGGTGAAGCATCGCTTATTCAAGAGGTCTGAAATATCATCCACTACGAAAGACTGTCGATCTTTTACTGCTACGATTGAAGCATAAACATCAACTTCTATTCATCAAAAGATTGCAATTGGTAATCAGATAGGTGTCGACTGGGACTATATGTTCAGCTTTGGAGCTTCAAACAACAACACCGGCGGACAAGGGGCTGGCGGAAGCCTTTTTGGTAACAAACCTGGCGGTAGTACTTCCTTTGGATTTGGTCAAAACGCGGGCACTAGCACAcaaccacagcagcagagcGGTACCGGTTTCTCTTTTGGCAGTGGAAATCAAACAAATACCAATGCTGGAACGAACACAGGCCTTTTTGGGAGCTCTCAGCAAAACAATACGGGATCCGCCGGGTTGTTCGGGAGCCAACCGGGTACGACAACCGGTCTGTTCGGCAATAAGCCTACAGGAACAACAGGCTTGTTTGgacaacaacaacagcaacaacagcagcagcagcagccatTGACTGGCGGACTTTTTGGCAGCAGCAATCAGGGAGCAAGCAATACTCAAGGCGGATTATTTGGTAACTCAAATCAAACCTCTAACGCAAACCAAATAGGCGGTGGAGGGTTATTTGGTAGCAATCAAAACCAGAGCTCAACAGCTGGAGGTAGTACAACTGGAGGTAATCTCTTTGGGAATACAAATCAAAACCAGAACCCTGCAGGCAGCACAGGACTCTTTGGAAATGCAAATCAAGGTTCGGGAGGCGGGCTGTTTGGCAGCAATAATCAGAATCAACCTGGCAATACCGGAGTTGGAGGTTTTACAAGCACTGCAACAGGGGTCGCTGGAGGAGGGCTTTTTGGAAGCAAACCGACCGGGACTTCAAATGCTAGTGGCGGTCTCTTCGGAAGTAAGCCAGCTGAGACTGCAACGGGCGGATTGTTTGGGAATAAAAAAGCTAATAATCCTGTCGCAGGAGGTGGATTGTTTGGAAGTAAACCACAAACTGGAAGCCTTTTTGGCACAAGTACAACCAATAATGCGGGATTGTTTGGTGGTTCACAATCGCAGCAAAATCAAACCGGCGGGACAAATTTATCATCCCTGAATAACAACATCCAACCATCATTTCCCTGGTCGCAACCGCAGAATAATCAATCTAACttgcaacaacaacagcagcaacagcagcaacaacagcagcaacaacaacagcaacaacaacaacaacagcagcagcaacagcaacaacaatTGTTCACTTACCCCCAACAACTTCAGACCCAGCAGCAACTCTCAAACTACCCGCAGCAGATTCAAGAGCAGATCGTCAAATGCAAGAACTCGTGGGATCCAACTTCGAACAAAACAAAACTAAAAGCGTTTGTTTACAATAAGATCAATGAAGCTGATGCATTGGCGCTTAATAAACCAGCCAATATTCCCCAGGAAGAGTGGGATGAGGCAATGGATAGGAGACCGTCTTCGAACGTAGTACCAATGGAAGTCCTCGGATTTGAAGGACTCAATCAAAGAACGCAATTACAGCGGGAGAACGTCGCACAAGCGCGTGTTATACTGAATCAAATTCTAGAGAATGCAACGCAGCTGCAACAAAAGCATGAACTGGCCACAGCATCCAGAATTGTTAAAGCGAAATCAAGGAATACCCAGATAGTAAGGCGAATTCTGGAGCTGGGAACAAGATTGGCAATTCTTAAGAGTAGAGGTTTACCTTTGAGCGTCACTGAGGAGAAAATGTGGTCACAGTTCCAGTCTCTGCTAGAGCGCAGTAACGATCCCGCCGGTTTAGGTAAAACCAACGAACTATGGGCACGTCTTGCAGTTCTCAAGGAGCGTGCTAAGAGTCTGTCCGACCAGCTGGATAATACTTTGGTCGTGATCGCCGAGAATGGAGGCGGTATCTCGGACACACCTACCTACGGTAGAACTAATGACAAGACAGCggatgatgaagttgaaaagagaatCGACAAGATTGTTGAGACGTTAAGTAACCAGCAGCGCGGTATCCACTACCTGCACGAAGTCTTAGAGAAGGATCACAAGATCGTCGATAAAGTATTaaagagcagcagccgCGCTGCGTAGAACATCATTACGTAGTGCCTGAAAATGTATCATTAACTTGAAAGCCAGTCATTTAACCGAACCCTTTGAAACCATGCAATAGTAAATCAAGCCGTTCCTGATCTCTAGCGTCTGGCTCGACACCCTCTGCGACCACGTCGTGCAGCCATCTTTTGAGCGATCCTGGCATTGGATCGAAACCCTCGTATAAAACAGGCTTTATTCGCAGATAATTGCCCGTAGTTTGCTCATTAGCCTTTGTCACCAGTGACTTTTGGTTCACATTTGTAGGAGAACCCTCTGCGAAGAACCTACTACCTCTATGGTCTCTCAGATCGTATTGCGATCTTAGATTGCGACTATTAAGCGCCACCAGATTATTCTCGCTGGTGACTACGCTCCTCACTGGCTGGCTGTCGAATATCCAGTGCCCAATCTGAATCACAGCTGGTTGACCGTTTCTGTCTACGCTTGGCGCATGTTTCCGCTTGCTCCACTGCCTAGTGAGACGAGCTCGCAGGCTTTCCAGCCTCACATTGCTTGGCTCTAGCGTGAAATACTCCCCAATCGGCGGACACACGCCGCTCACAGCTGCTCTCTCTGCTTTACGACCCATCGTGATGCCTTTAATGCTGAACAGAACAGGCGAAAGCAGCCCCACATCGTAGCACGACAGCACCAGATCAAGCCCGGTATCCTGTCTCACAAGCGTATTGTACGCCTTGGAGAACGTAGGCCTAGCGTACAGCACTTTGCAGAGCTTACCAAGCTCCGAAGTGATGTGATGGCTCCACAGCATCTCGTTGGCAGCCGACTTACTCCCATGGAACAAAACCAGCTTCAGTATCACACAgtgctgctgaagaaaccCCAAGCTGGACGTCATCCTCCCTCAGCCTGCTCCAGCCTTGGCTAACCACAAGCTCGAGttttttcaactttcaTTAACAGTGATTCTATATATTTACATGATGGAAAGCAAAGCTACATATCCAATTCATTTCCACTgcctcttgatgaaatgcCACACCATAGGCGACAACCATAGCAGAGCACCAGCGTAAAAGGCGTTCATCAACGTCCTGTTGGTGGCCTGTTGatgcaatttcttctcctcttcagAGGGCTCTTGCTGAGGTAAACCGAACATCGTTCCAGTACGCTACGAGTCTCAGATTGATCTGGATAGGCCAGTTTGTTGTACTGACTGAGTTAgatgaaaagttttcaatTTTCCACTATAGAGAGTATGCTTCGTGTAGCTTAAAAAAAGGCTCTAAGCAAGGAACAACTATAAGATCTGAGCTTTAGGCCAAGTAGAGTCATTTTAGCTGTTGGACTGTTGAGATGAGTAGCGTTGACGGTATGGGGTTTGCGGAGCAATCGGTTTCGCCGCCAGCGATGGATCAGGAGAGCGGGAATGGGGTCAATAGCGGCGACGGCGAAAGACAGCGTAGACATATTGTCACGGAAGCATCAGATGATGAAGGGGAGGTTAGGAGGTTGCAGGAGATGCCGAGCGTGTCGGCCGGGGCGCTGGAGATCGACGGTTCGCACCGTAGTCGCCAGGAGTTGGAGGAGAAGCTGGACCGAATCGTGAAGAAGCCCAaggcaagaagaagtagaagggatgaagaggatttGGAGCAGTATTTGGACGAGAAGATCCTGAGACTGAAGGATGAGATGAATATAGCGGCGCAAATGGACATCGAAACGCTTAATAGGAGGATAGAGACGGGGGACAACTCGCTGATTGTCATGCAGAAGGTAAAGCTGTTGCCGAAAGTGGTGAATGTGCTGTCGAAGGCGAACTTGGCGGACACAATCCTGGACAACAATCTGCTGCAGAGTGTGAGGATCTGGTTGGAGCCGTTGCCGGACGGATCGTTGCCCTCGTTCGAGATTCAGAAGTCGCTGTTTGCAGCGCTGGAGAAGCTGCCCATCAAGACTGAGCACCTCAAGGAGAGCGGGCTGGGCAGGGTGGTCATCTTTTACACGAAATCGAAGAGAGTGGAGCCGCAATTGGCTAGGCTAGCGGACAGAATCATCGCAGAATGGACAAGGCCCATCATAGGGGCGTCGGATAACTACAGGGACAAGAGAATCATGCAGTTGGAGTTTGACGTGGAGAAATCGAGAAGGAAGGCCGCTCTCGATACGGCCAAGGtaagaaagaagaagtcggGCAAGCGCGCGTCCCCGGGCGGCTCCTCTGCTCAGTCACTGTATGAGCAGGCTGCCGCTAGACGGAATAGGGCGGCTGCCCCTGCTCAAACGACCACCGATTACAAATACGCGCCCGTGAGCAACCTGGGCTCGGTGTCCGGTACGGCCAGAACCGCTGGTGTCGGTTCCACCCTGAATAATAGCGAAATGTATAAGAGGTTGACCTCTAGGCTTAACAAGACCAAGAGGACCAAGTAAGTAGAATGTCTTAGGTAGTAATGCAAGTTGAGCGGAAGCTGATGTAAGATGTGCAACTTTAAAATTTATACATTTTCCTCAAGTTATTAGTAGACATAATCTGTTTGAAGGTCTTCACCATATCAAGGAAATTGCTGGAGACTAAGGTACAAAGAAAAAGACAAATGAGGCATCGGCACCATCGATTTCCTTTGACTGCTTATGATCTTggcttctccttcttctccttccaCAAAGCCAGCAAGGAGACACCAGAGACCTTAACGACCTTGAATCTGACACCTGGAATATCACCCTTAGCCTTACCCTTTCTACCGAAACCGGCTAGCAACACTTCGTcgttttcatcaacaaaGTTCAAACAACCATCGTTTGGAACAAACGCAGTGACCTTCTTaccgttcttgatcaattgaactCTGACACACTTTCTAATGGCCGAGTTTGGTTGCTTGGATTCAACACCCAACTTTTCCAACACGATACCTTTAGCGTGGGAAGAACCACCAAATGGAGAAGATTTGAAAGCAGTACCCAATaatctcttcttgtagTTGTTTTCGGCCCAACGGTTGTTTCTTCTGTGGACACGCAACTTTCTAGCGGAGTTCAAACCTCTTGGCTTACCCTTACCCATCTTTGGTTGTTGATATCTGTTCTTGGCTTTCTAGACACTAGATAAGGTCttgttcctcttcttcgattacactgtttcttcaatatctcATATCCAGAGTGTATTCCTCTACCGATCCACCGCCGCAGGCCCTATGCCGAGGTACCGAGGTGGTTGTCGCGCAGGCGGGCCCTCCTTCTGGCGGAAGGAGTGGGGAGAGCTCCGTCAGCCTAGCTCCCGCCTAGCTCCCGCCCAGCTCTCTCCAGCTCTGCCTAGCTTGGGCAGGGCTAGACGGCTTCTTGGCGCGGTGAGTCGATTTCCCGAGCGACGCAAAAAATTGAATGTTTTTTCTGTATTCTGGGTGTATGGGTTAGTTTCACAAACAGTCCCACGTATTTGTGTCAATCATCAATAATGTATACACACATTATGGACAGCACAACTAGCAAGGTCTTGAACGGATAGAGAGCCTAGATAGCTCGCTATGGCGGCGGGAAAGTCTGCAGATCAGTATTCAAGAATTTTGGTTGCGCGGTATCTGCGTGAGCATGGATTTAAGGACACATTGAAGGCTTTCTCGAGGGAGTGCTCGCAATCATTCCAAGAATTCACTGATGAACAGGCGTATGTTGAACCATTAGAGAAGATCGTTAGCGAGAGGATCGCATTTGCAGGTAAGGAGGTGGCGGAGCAGCTCAAGAGACTAGCGGTGGAGGACCCTGTCGACGCTGGCTACCAGGATGTCGTCCGGTTCCATAATGCAAGGTTCAGACCAGTAGAGTCCATCGTTGGCAAGACATCTTTGGCAATAGGTGCCCATTTTTGTGGAATTGAAGATAGCTTGTTTTTGTCGTATGCTGACCGGATGGTTGACAGGTACGACGGCCGCTGGCGGCTAGAGGACAAGCTGGATGTCTCCCAAGAGAAGTTTGGGGCGGTAAAGCTTTGTGGGACGATTTTGGACAGCCAAATCTACTACTTCTGCGGTCTTGATGGCTCCTTTGTTGCTTACGAAGATGCCGGTCCGAAGCTGCATTGCAGGTTGCATGAGCGAATGGTTACGCACATCCAGTTCTTCACTTTAGAGAGTGGCAAATCGTGGCTGATTGTATCGTGCGGCCTCGACAACTGCTTACGCGTGCACAGACTTGTGGCGACCCGAAATAGCATCTGGCTCGAGTCTATAGCCTCTGAGAAACAGTTGTCCGCTTGCACCTCTTTATTGGTCGCATCACAGAGCAGCGAGGTTCTAGCGTTTGTCACCAGAGCGGACCACACACATGTATTATGTTACAGGATTGCTTACGACGACCACAAGCTGGTGCTGAGTTACAGAATTGCTCTGAACACCGCAGAGTTCAGCactttctctttcaatgcAAGG from Torulaspora globosa chromosome 3, complete sequence includes:
- the COG2 gene encoding Golgi transport complex subunit COG2 (ancestral locus Anc_3.472); translation: MHLSDEDELNLELPRITEVNRDLFSSEVEKLDDDIEAFDVDEFLLRNNCNFMPLDFLIGDLSKLSQDMVEVLLEKVTTKYNDYLDFCEPYMNEKNQNVVELQETMADLKGFRMRLEQLSCRDLARTQEVISDAVDYLRKLDEMSRQLQSHLQIPEMIYLAGQISKSLHAMCGTEPLEQQLCTELTTQLGSLIHKIRSQLEELSALDSSYVHHLRNEYHGLLQGAQISLKILTDKCLEDVHNYEPLARTLLSLLSAKPLDEPNPSDST
- the RPS23B gene encoding 40S ribosomal protein uS12 (ancestral locus Anc_3.467), which codes for MGKGKPRGLNSARKLRVHRRNNRWAENNYKKRLLGTAFKSSPFGGSSHAKGIVLEKLGVESKQPNSAIRKCVRVQLIKNGKKVTAFVPNDGCLNFVDENDEVLLAGFGRKGKAKGDIPGVRFKVVKVSGVSLLALWKEKKEKPRS
- the CTF4 gene encoding chromatin-binding protein CTF4 (ancestral locus Anc_3.473), which encodes MPSVVDKSVFEYGGKTLVAITPDYNTLCVASKNGLAKLLQVDKPEEEPEVLEISKNLSSVKCDPSAGYLITTVNGDAFRLDPTSASDKLLARSALPLRDGCIIHSGKTAVLGGDDLELLVIDLEEDTLKKSSIKVEEQISQMSYAPQTNLLSISFINGKVQFFSVSSTRPHRVHELAGYITANTYKSLPNDDSSAETLNASSVNIGPDSLDDAREQNIDDPEFCDENRICTRVSWHPNGFHFALPCADCTIKIFNVKGYALMKTLKDSVLPVAKFIDLQFDPLTGSYIASVDINNGLLIWNWHTSEIVYRKNFKHNITNFVWRAQADNKTLDIILGTWTGDIINIKGIVESVLAGNGDGDGKAKEQQQQHNALFVDSDLDDSEIDAPSANVDIQAEESDSEGIFTQNADEGKRRYPFENDDGFIDDDDGAGYVSHKKRHQHSPNAQLTTQVPNTTVSQYPSFRYKPVSPGATPFGRGGRRYMTMNNVGYVSVVKNNEQNSVTVSFFDIGRFREYHFEDVFGYDLCSLNEEGTLLGQSKTGMLHYRSHNMIHSNWTKMIPLTHGERITSIAATTFRIFVGSSHGYMRIFNRHGLPLAVEKVSPVVALAAQDYKVFAVHYSPYHGISYSLFELSPTASKYYQRECPLPMTLPQLNLTSEGDVDKQFIKFSPLGLKSLFFSAYGDPCLFGSDNVLLLLSKWRSPSESRWLPVLDANMELWKMSGGKNNTQIHVWPLGLNYDTLNCILVKGKNIWPEFPLPLPSEMEMRIPILVKSRIVEEEEKRKSKSEDTIGEGTSDGAGGGQQNEEIAIPPTMAAEEELLRSKVLSDLLKDSIENDGEVFGNENEILSSLNWSYDKALLRLFAGACAEQNMEMATSLVKEIKQDKALIAATKIAERAELPVLVKKINETREARFEEQINN
- the RRP9 gene encoding ribosomal RNA-processing protein RRP9 (ancestral locus Anc_3.474), giving the protein MAPIGSKRRRIREEKQTSDPHDEDITDPSSNEDAGPIDEAEEGVNSEELDSNDEFEGENPADKRRRLAKQYLENLKEDAKSILMDRHTSLGDASAQNEDTDDYNNFDARAMDEDIIASRLKEDVAEQQGRVYRFIADRLLLSEAKTSFTRVGETNLTCISCYQPPMNKFSYGDGQTSNKDKGKIYAYTVSKSLQLTKYDITDFDKRPTKLKYTTGGSKFQPQSVHEYENTTEGHYDEILTVAASPDGKYVVSGGRDRKLIIWSAESLAPVKVIPTKDRRGEVLALTFRKNTDQLYASCADFKIRTYSVNQFSQLETLYGHHDLVADISSLSLERCVTVGSRDRTAMLWKIPDETRLTFRGGDDPERLAKKWLKEHAEETEDGKLVYPDECAIPTFYAEGSIDVVSMVDDSHFVTGSDNGNICLWSLAKKKPVFTVRLAHGKSPLPDLGKISGETDEKHRSRQVEEKRLSHPYWITAIHAIPYSNVFISGSWNGAIKVWKISENLRQFELLGDLPNCKGVVTKIQVVESGKSSRETFRVLASVAKEHKMGRWISKVPKARNGIYSAVVEQGNF
- the SPN1 gene encoding transcription factor SPN1 (ancestral locus Anc_3.468) — encoded protein: MSSVDGMGFAEQSVSPPAMDQESGNGVNSGDGERQRRHIVTEASDDEGEVRRLQEMPSVSAGALEIDGSHRSRQELEEKLDRIVKKPKARRSRRDEEDLEQYLDEKILRLKDEMNIAAQMDIETLNRRIETGDNSLIVMQKVKLLPKVVNVLSKANLADTILDNNLLQSVRIWLEPLPDGSLPSFEIQKSLFAALEKLPIKTEHLKESGLGRVVIFYTKSKRVEPQLARLADRIIAEWTRPIIGASDNYRDKRIMQLEFDVEKSRRKAALDTAKVRKKKSGKRASPGGSSAQSLYEQAAARRNRAAAPAQTTTDYKYAPVSNLGSVSGTARTAGVGSTLNNSEMYKRLTSRLNKTKRTK
- the TOM5 gene encoding Tom5p (ancestral locus Anc_3.469), which produces MFGLPQQEPSEEEKKLHQQATNRTLMNAFYAGALLWLSPMVWHFIKRQWK
- the MSS18 gene encoding Mss18p (ancestral locus Anc_3.470) — translated: MTSSLGFLQQHCVILKLVLFHGSKSAANEMLWSHHITSELGKLCKVLYARPTFSKAYNTLVRQDTGLDLVLSCYDVGLLSPVLFSIKGITMGRKAERAAVSGVCPPIGEYFTLEPSNVRLESLRARLTRQWSKRKHAPSVDRNGQPAVIQIGHWIFDSQPVRSVVTSENNLVALNSRNLRSQYDLRDHRGSRFFAEGSPTNVNQKSLVTKANEQTTGNYLRIKPVLYEGFDPMPGSLKRWLHDVVAEGVEPDARDQERLDLLLHGFKGFG
- the NUP57 gene encoding FG-nucleoporin NUP57 (ancestral locus Anc_3.471), whose amino-acid sequence is MFSFGASNNNTGGQGAGGSLFGNKPGGSTSFGFGQNAGTSTQPQQQSGTGFSFGSGNQTNTNAGTNTGLFGSSQQNNTGSAGLFGSQPGTTTGLFGNKPTGTTGLFGQQQQQQQQQQQPLTGGLFGSSNQGASNTQGGLFGNSNQTSNANQIGGGGLFGSNQNQSSTAGGSTTGGNLFGNTNQNQNPAGSTGLFGNANQGSGGGLFGSNNQNQPGNTGVGGFTSTATGVAGGGLFGSKPTGTSNASGGLFGSKPAETATGGLFGNKKANNPVAGGGLFGSKPQTGSLFGTSTTNNAGLFGGSQSQQNQTGGTNLSSLNNNIQPSFPWSQPQNNQSNLQQQQQQQQQQQQQQQQQQQQQQQQQQQQQLFTYPQQLQTQQQLSNYPQQIQEQIVKCKNSWDPTSNKTKLKAFVYNKINEADALALNKPANIPQEEWDEAMDRRPSSNVVPMEVLGFEGLNQRTQLQRENVAQARVILNQILENATQLQQKHELATASRIVKAKSRNTQIVRRILELGTRLAILKSRGLPLSVTEEKMWSQFQSLLERSNDPAGLGKTNELWARLAVLKERAKSLSDQLDNTLVVIAENGGGISDTPTYGRTNDKTADDEVEKRIDKIVETLSNQQRGIHYLHEVLEKDHKIVDKVLKSSSRAA